In the Deltaproteobacteria bacterium genome, one interval contains:
- a CDS encoding substrate-binding domain-containing protein produces MKKSVPIVALLASLFAPHPLSAAGDSAAAGAMVRLYGSPVVMEKVFEPARDGLRDSLGVGLFLAGIGEANGLESLINGECEAAMLSSPLEDAVAEMTRYGRREIPTDLRRHPVASERVWVIVNPSNPVRSISLRDLEGIYRGRITNWRELGGPDLRIVPVQPPSGTAARKTLIRDLLAGNPDAIRGIETQGAKDTANYVRFLDGAIGAMPIPDLPPNYMKFRIVETGEIRYGLYLVTRGAPSPELGRVLDFLNADAERTSRN; encoded by the coding sequence ATGAAAAAGTCTGTTCCCATCGTCGCGCTCCTCGCCTCCCTCTTCGCACCGCACCCTCTTTCCGCGGCCGGGGATTCCGCCGCGGCCGGGGCTATGGTTCGCCTGTACGGATCCCCGGTGGTGATGGAAAAGGTGTTCGAACCGGCCCGGGACGGCCTTCGCGACTCCCTCGGCGTCGGGCTGTTCCTGGCCGGGATCGGCGAGGCGAACGGGCTGGAGTCGCTGATCAACGGCGAGTGCGAGGCCGCGATGCTGTCATCGCCTCTCGAGGACGCGGTGGCGGAAATGACGCGGTACGGAAGGAGGGAGATCCCGACGGACCTCCGGCGGCACCCCGTCGCGTCGGAACGGGTCTGGGTCATCGTGAATCCGTCGAACCCGGTACGTTCCATCTCCCTCCGGGATCTCGAAGGGATCTACCGCGGCCGGATCACGAACTGGCGGGAACTCGGGGGCCCGGACCTCCGGATCGTGCCGGTGCAGCCTCCGTCCGGCACGGCCGCCCGAAAGACGCTGATCCGCGACCTCCTTGCGGGGAACCCGGACGCGATACGGGGGATCGAAACGCAAGGCGCGAAGGACACGGCGAATTACGTCCGGTTTCTCGACGGCGCGATCGGTGCGATGCCGATCCCGGACCTCCCGCCGAACTACATGAAATTCCGGATCGTGGAAACGGGGGAGATCCGGTACGGCCTGTACCTGGTCACGCGGGGCGCACCCTCGCCGGAGCTGGGCAGGGTCCTGGATTTCCTCAACGCGGACGC